In Rhodamnia argentea isolate NSW1041297 chromosome 4, ASM2092103v1, whole genome shotgun sequence, the following proteins share a genomic window:
- the LOC115753841 gene encoding biotin carboxylase 2, chloroplastic, with product MEATLPMCKSVTSAAPGLVFRRTDIIQSSQCSFLIGSSVNFPKQRCHAVKVGHTSKRHGGALNATCRADKILVANRGEIAVRVIRTAHEMGIPCVAVYSTIDKDALHVKLADESVCIGEAPSSQSYLVIPNVLSAAISRGCTMLHPGYGFLSENAVFVEMCREHGINFIGPNPESIRVMGDKSTARDTMKNAGVPTVPGSDGLLQSTEEGVRLAHEIGYPVMIKATAGGGGRGMRLAKEPDEFVKLLQQAKSEAGAAFGNDGVYLEKYIVNPRHIEFQVLADKHGNVVHFGERDCSIQRRNQKLLEEAPSPALTPELRKAMGDAAVAAAASIGYIGVGTVEFLLDERGSFYFMEMNTRIQVEHPVTEMISSVDLIEEQIRVAMGEKLRYKQEDIVLRGHSIECRINAEDAFKGFRPGPGRVTAYLPSGGPFVRMDSHVYPDYVVPPSYDSLLGKLIVWGPTREKAIERMKRALDDTIITGVPTTIEYHKLILDIEDFRNGKVDTAFIPKHEEELREPQKMVLAAPTKELTGATA from the exons ATGGAGGCCACATTGCCAATGTGCAAATCCGTTACCTCCGCCGCTCCA GGTCTAGTTTTCAGAAGAACAGACATTATCCAGAGTTCTCAATGTAGCTTTCTGATCGGAAGTAGTGTGAACTTCCCTAAACAAAGATGTCATGCTGTTAAAGTTGGTCATACTTCTAAGAGGCATGGGGGAGCTCTTAATGCTACTTGCCGTGCTGATAAGATCTTGGTAGCAAATAGAGGTGAAATTGCGGTCCGCGTTATTCGAACTGCTCATGAGATGGGTATTCCCTGTGTGGCTGTTTACTCAACTATCGACAAGGATGCGCTTCACGTGAAATTAGCTGATGAATCAGTTTGTATTGGTGAAGCTCCAAGTAGCCAATC GTACTTAGTGATACCAAATGTGCTATCTGCTGCCATCAGCCGCGGCTGCACTATGCTTCATCCTGGATATGGTTTCCTTTCTGAAAATGCAGTATTTGTTGAAATGTGCAGAGAGCATGGCATTAACTTTATAGGACCTAAT CCTGAGAGCATCCGAGTGATGGGCGATAAATCCACTGCTAGAGACACAATGAAAAATGCTGGTGTTCCCACTGTTCCGGGAAGTGATGGTTTGTTGCAG AGCACAGAGGAAGGAGTCAGGCTTGCTcatgagattggttatcctgtgATGATTAAG GCAACAGCAGGTGGTGGAGGACGTGGAATGCGTCTTGCTAAAGAGCCTGATGAGTTTGTGAAGTTGCTACAG CAAGCAAAGAGTGAGGCTGGAGCTGCATTTGGCAACGATGGAGTTTATCTGGAAAAGTATATTGTGAATCCAAGGCACATTGAGTTCCAG GTTCTTGCTGATAAACATGGCAATGTTGTTCACTTCGGGGAGCGTGATTGCAGCATTCAG AGGCGGAATCAAAAACTTTTGGAAGAAGCACCTTCTCCAGCATTGACCCCAGAGTTGCGAAAAGCCATGGGCGATGCAGCTGTTGCGGCAGCAGCATCTATAGGGTACATTGGTGTTGGGACAGTTGAGTTCCTTTTGGATGAAAGAGGATCCTTCTATTTCATGGAAATGAACACTAGAATCCAG GTTGAGCATCCAGTAACAGAAATGATTTCTTCTGTCGACCTGATCGAGGAGCAAATTCGCGTGGCAATGGGTGAGAAGCTCCGCTACAAACAG GAAGATATTGTTCTCAGAGGCCATTCAATAGAGTGCCGTATCAATGCTGAGGATGCATTTAAAGGATTCCGGCCTGGACCAG GGAGAGTAACAGCATACTTGCCTTCTGGAGGTCCTTTTGTTAGAATGGATAGCCATGTATATCCAGATTATGTGGTTCCTCCAAGCTATGATTCCCTGCTTGGGAAG CTTATAGTATGGGGCCCTACAAGGGAAAAAGCAATTGAGCGTATGAAGAGGGCCCTTGATGACACTATCATAACAG GGGTTCCCACGACCATCGAGTACCACAAACTTATTCTTGACATTGAG GATTTCAGAAATGGCAAGGTGGATACTGCCTTTATTCCTAAGCATGAGGAAGAGCTAAGGGAG CCTCAGAAGATGGTGTTGGCAGCACCCACGAAGGAATTAACTGGTGCTACAGCCTAG
- the LOC115753842 gene encoding peptidyl-prolyl cis-trans isomerase FKBP16-3, chloroplastic: protein MMAASSVSSLFLPSPPPPPPPGLDGGKTSCTSCQSNAGRRLGGPFVRCSGAVPEVSNVVKHGGHLTSVKRRDAIGLLCGLSSFFINSFDVNGAGLPPEEKPKLCDSTCEKELENVPMVTTESGLQYKDIKVGDGPSPPIGFQVAANYVAMVPSGQIFDSSLEKGQLYIFRVGSGQVIKGLDEGLLSMKVGGKRRLYIPGSLAFPKGLTSAPGRPRVAPNSPVIFDVSLEYIPGLDVDEE from the exons ATGATGGCTGCTTCCTCtgtttcctctctcttccttccttcacctccacctcctcctccgcctg GTTTGGATGGTGGTAAAACCTCGTGTACGAGTTGTCAAAGCAATGCTGGGAGAAGACTTGGAGGCCCATTTGTGCGGTGTTCTGGTGCTGTACCCGAAGTGTCAAATGTAGTGAAACACGGTGGGCATTTAACCTCGGTCAAACGTCGGGATGCCATTGGATTGCTGTGCGGACTATCTAGTTTCTTCATCAACTCATTCGATGTAAATGGAGCTGGCTTACCCCCAGAGGAAAAGCCCAAATTGTGTGATAGTACTTGTGAGAAAGAGCTTGAAAAT GTGCCAATGGTAACTACTGAATCTGGTCTGCAGTATAAGGATATAAAAGTTGGCGATGGCCCTAGTCCACCAATTGGATTCCAA GTAGCTGCTAATTATGTTGCTATGGTTCCATCTGGACAAATATTTGACAG CTCGCTGGAGAAAGGCCAGCTTTATATATTTCGTGTTGGCTCTGGTCAG GTGATCAAGGGACTTGATGAAGGGTTACTGAGTATGAAAGTCGGAGGGAAGCGTCGACTGTACATTCCAGGATCA TTGGCATTCCCAAAAGGTCTCACTTCAGCTCCAGGAAGGCCGAGAGTGGCTCCAAATAGTCCTGTTATCTTTGACGTCAGTCTGGAATACATACCGGGACTCGACGTGGACGAAGAATGA